A window of the Gossypium hirsutum isolate 1008001.06 chromosome A05, Gossypium_hirsutum_v2.1, whole genome shotgun sequence genome harbors these coding sequences:
- the LOC107940951 gene encoding uncharacterized protein: MIVTIASALLFIEIKDAAFMRTLSQVMLSLWLKWELRAMVVLSLTVQLILIKFGNRRKNSGRHLKIVSLLVWTMYLFADWLATVALSTLLRSRREQITSPLVIFWTPFLLLHLGGPDTITAYSLSDNELWPRHLFGLCFQVGVALYVYVKFWTLTVTKLTYLAIPIFIVGIIKYGERVRALFQASNVRFRKSVFSSGQASELEVELSRRDSKSDTTLEEYLDKKQIDKKYRYLYRAFLLFQVFRPMFSDLKLRIYNKLDYIFELEENVDAEEAFKIVGIELGFLYDLLYTKIPIVITRIGVILRFISLSLITSTLIAFLLVVGKHGFSKVDIGISYLLIVGAIFLELYSAFLHLSSDWGIRWLTSQNNRLLTAAGSKLVHFSKPNKGIRAMAQHSLLDYCLQPRKLKLAKVLNIFDPEDTAEKYLHTSWKDVDLELQQIIYSHFQKKRKKYKEKNFEYKELLELLDERGRIPLLQNNVDDDLGWSVSDVEITHSLLLWHIATDVVYNDDHHWFRAGKLGPYCRISKLLSDYMMYLLFLCPEMLPEGIGTIRHHDTCIEAKNFVHDKSKFKQIIRGLFGIDIESRSFFVLMGSLKKSAFFEGCQIAVQLQTLLGQFRWDHEDKWKLIAEVWLDMLTYVAAQCSWKEHARQLQQGEELLTHVALLMAHLGLSKRIQMVPLPKKLQEVKYEPTFYWDRLDRLPSYLA; encoded by the coding sequence GGAGCTCCGGGCAATGGTGGTCCTCAGCCTCACTGTTCAACTTATATTGATAAAATTTGGGAATCGGCGGAAAAACAGCGGGAGACATCTAAAGATCGTCTCCCTCCTGGTGTGGACCATGTACCTGTTTGCGGATTGGTTGGCGACGGTGGCCTTGAGTACCCTCCTTAGAAGTAGAAGGGAGCAAATAACCAGTCCTCTGGTTATATTTTGGACTCCATTCTTGCTCTTGCATCTTGGTGGCCCCGATACCATCACTGCTTACTCATTGTCGGACAATGAACTGTGGCCTCGACACCTGTTCGGGCTGTGTTTTCAGGTTGGAGTGGCACTCTACGTATATGTAAAGTTCTGGACTCTAACTGTAACAAAGCTCACCTATTTGGCCATTCCAATATTCATTGTTGGGATCATCAAGTATGGGGAGAGAGTTCGGGCTCTCTTCCAAGCCAGCAACGTTCGGTTTAGGAAATCTGTGTTTTCTAGTGGCCAAGCTTCGGAGCTGGAAGTTGAGCTTTCACGGAGGGATTCAAAAAGCGATACCACACTGGAGGAATATTTGGATAAAAAACAAATTGATAAGAAATATCGGTATCTTTATCGAGCATTTCTTTTGTTTCAGGTGTTCAGGCCCATGTTTTCGGATCTCAAGCTCAGAATCTACAATAAATTGGATTACATCTTTGAGTTGGAGGAGAATGTTGATGCAGAAGAGGCCTTCAAAATTGTGGGGATTGAACTTGGGTTCCTCTATGATCTACTGTATACCAAGATTCCTATAGTTATAACTCGAATCGGTGTGATTCTTCGCTTTATTTCCCTGTCATTAATCACTTCCACACTGATTGCCTTCTTGCTGGTGGTTGGGAAGCATGGATTCTCCAAAGTTGACATTGGCATCTCCTACTTGTTAATAGTTGGTGCCATCTTTCTTGAACTTTATTCGGCCTTCCTGCATCTTAGCTCGGATTGGGGAATCCGCTGGTTGACTAGTCAAAACAACAGGCTTCTTACGGCTGCTGGTTCTAAATTGGTCCATTTTAGTAAGCCCAACAAGGGAATTCGAGCCATGGCACAACACAGCCTCCTAGATTATTGCCTCCAGCCCAGGAAACTGAAGCTTGCTAAAGTTTTAAACATCTTCGACCCTGAGGACACTGCCGAGAAGTACTTACACACCAGTTGGAAAGATGTAGATCTTGAGCTGCAACAGATCATCTACTCCCATTTccaaaaaaaacgaaaaaaatataaagaaaaaaactttGAGTACAAAGAGCTCTTAGAGTTATTGGATGAGAGAGGTCGCATTCCGCTTCTACAAAACAATGTTGATGATGACTTAGGTTGGAGTGTATCCGATGTGGAAATCACCCACAGCCTCCTCCTATGGCATATCGCTACTGACGTTGTTTACAACGATGATCATCACTGGTTTCGAGCCGGGAAACTTGGCCCATATTGCAGAATCAGTAAGCTCTTATCGGATTACATGATGTATCTTCTTTTTCTATGTCCTGAAATGCTCCCCGAAGGCATTGGTACCATAAGGCATCATGATACCTGCATTGAAGCCAAGAACTTCGTCCATGATAAGTCCAAATTTAAACAAATCATCAGAGGGTTGTTTGGGATTGACATAGAATCTCGATCGTTCTTTGTCCTGATGGGAAGTTTGAAGAAGTCGGCATTCTTTGAAGGGTGCCAAATCGCCGTCCAATTGCAGACACTGTTAGGGCAATTCAGATGGGACCACGAAGATAAATGGAAACTGATAGCCGAAGTGTGGCTGGACATGCTGACTTATGTCGCGGCTCAATGTTCGTGGAAAGAACATGCGAGGCAACTCCAGCAAGGTGAGGAATTGCTGACTCACGTTGCACTGCTCATGGCACATCTTGGTTTGAGTAAGAGAATTCAAATGGTCCCATTGCCCAAAAAGCTTCAGGAAGTCAAATATGAGCCTACCTTTTATTGGGACAGGCTTGACCGATTGCCTTCCTACTTGGCTTAA
- the LOC107940957 gene encoding uncharacterized protein, with amino-acid sequence MEHVLKPLLGFPRNDKVTKTKGRVNVNTHLLGCSAFITINTFQLSSLTNTDLLIPKSMDNRSLHLTLFSFLFLLFFYLATSTTVTTTSSHVTLNPLQGVFCSVIDCGQGTCQASNNSLLGFDCLCKPGWKKIQIGPFTFPSCLVPNCTIDFDCGKGSPPPPSLPPPPNQTNNCDLVWCGDGECVSNGTGYICQCHQNSENLFNSSGLACFKPCYFGADCQGLGLKFPSGNPPPPPPSSNSPTSYGNGLKGVSSCSGTLYALTVIVVIAACQTWF; translated from the exons ATGGAGCATGTATTGAAGCCTTTGCTTGGTTTTCCAAGGAACGATAAGGTTACCAAAACCAAAGGCAGAGTTAACGTTAACACGCACTTGCTAGGCTGCTCTgcttttattactataaatacgTTCCAACTGTCTTCACTCACCAACACCGACTTGCTGATCCCAAAATCAATGGACAACCGGAGTCTCCATCTCactcttttttctttcctttttcttctctttttttatttggcTACCTCAACAACTGTAACCACCACTTCTTCACATGTAACATTAAATCCATTACAAG GTGTTTTCTGCTCGGTTATAGATTGTGGGCAAGGAACATGTCAAGCTTCCAACAACTCACTGCTTGGATTTGACTGCCTTTGCAAACCTGGTTGGAAAAAGATTCAGATCGGTCCTTTCACCTTCCCCTCTTGTCTTGTTCCTAACT GCACAATCGATTTTGATTGCGGCAAAGGATCTCCACCGCCACCTTCTCTTCCACCACCACCAAATCAGACTAACA ATTGTGATCTTGTTTGGTGCGGTGATGGGGAATGTGTGAGTAATGGAACTGGATATATCTGCCAATGCCATCAAAACTCTGAGAATTTGTTTAATTCTTCTGGGCTAGCCTGTTTTAAACCAT GTTACTTTGGAGCTGACTGCCAGGGCCTTGGTTTGAAGTTTCCCTCTGGGAATCCGCCGCCACCACCACCATCGTCTAATAGTCCAACCTCATATGGCAATG GATTGAAGGGTGTGTCAAGCTGCTCAGGAACTCTTTATGCACTGACGGTGATAGTGGTAATAGCAGCCTGCCAAACATGGTTTTAG